The following proteins come from a genomic window of Nautilia profundicola AmH:
- a CDS encoding MTH1187 family thiamine-binding protein, which yields MSVLVEFAIFPTDKGESVSEYVSRVIKMFKESDLNYQLTPMGTVFEVESMEEATAVINNAYKQLEPDCNRVYTTIKMDIRKNKSNRMKQKINSIKNKIGEVNA from the coding sequence ATGAGCGTACTTGTGGAATTCGCTATTTTCCCGACAGATAAGGGGGAGAGTGTGAGCGAATATGTAAGCAGGGTAATTAAAATGTTTAAAGAAAGTGATTTAAACTATCAGCTGACACCTATGGGTACGGTGTTTGAAGTGGAAAGCATGGAAGAAGCCACAGCCGTTATCAATAACGCGTACAAACAATTAGAACCCGACTGCAACAGGGTATATACTACAATCAAAATGGATATAAGAAAAAATAAATCTAACAGAATGAAACAGAAAATCAACTCCATAAAAAACAAAATAGGGGAGGTTAATGCTTAA